In Rouxiella sp. WC2420, the following proteins share a genomic window:
- a CDS encoding PLP-dependent aminotransferase family protein, protein MHILPLFGLIIDTNLIKTIRPILSEKNLVAAKKQYGALIQLFEQSEAPLFSLRDRLCAALRLAIGQGALAPLQRLPSSRLLAADLGISRITVEAAYGQIEAEGYITRHVGKGTFVSVGAAIAAMPKVSSKAKTLNNHARYSEANPPVVLSARGAAIIATGGCKEPLTPLPFAAGSPDLRVFPLKLWRQLTNKSLRLKGEKLLGYGDPQGYLPLREAIAGYLQQSRGVACHAAQIVVTTSSQQSLQLLATLLIDNGDPLWLEEPGYLGARNAFTSAGATIHAVPVDPQGMNLDANLPIPRLIYLTPSHQYPTGVSMSLSRRIAMLEYARFNQSWIIEDDYDSELHYDGRPLPAMQGLDHHQRVIYVGTFSKVLFPSLRLAYMVLPPSLVEPIIQLRTVYDGHSAQLMQAVTAEFIQQGHFAAHLRYMRQLYQRRRDHLLEQINDKLGSWVDPLPTAGGLQLAVKLPSGQEAELTRQAHRFGVITPPLSPLYLSAQDITDTPRDGWLLGFSALTPPEITAAVDRLALMQQHLGHDK, encoded by the coding sequence ATGCATATCTTGCCGCTTTTTGGTCTTATAATTGATACCAATTTAATTAAAACTATAAGACCCATTTTGAGCGAAAAAAATTTGGTTGCGGCTAAAAAACAATACGGTGCGCTTATTCAGCTGTTTGAACAGTCTGAAGCACCGTTGTTTTCACTGCGCGACAGACTCTGCGCTGCGCTTAGGCTAGCTATTGGACAAGGTGCGCTGGCACCACTGCAACGCCTGCCCTCTTCACGCCTGTTGGCGGCCGACCTTGGCATCTCGCGCATCACCGTTGAGGCGGCTTATGGCCAAATTGAGGCCGAGGGTTATATCACTCGCCATGTGGGTAAAGGAACATTTGTCAGTGTCGGTGCAGCCATAGCGGCAATGCCCAAAGTCTCGAGCAAAGCAAAAACGCTTAATAACCACGCTCGCTACAGCGAGGCTAATCCGCCGGTGGTGCTATCCGCGCGAGGTGCCGCTATTATTGCCACCGGAGGATGCAAAGAGCCGCTTACTCCGCTGCCGTTTGCTGCAGGTTCTCCCGATCTACGCGTTTTCCCGCTCAAACTTTGGCGCCAACTGACCAACAAAAGCTTAAGGCTTAAGGGCGAAAAGCTGCTCGGCTACGGCGATCCACAGGGGTATCTTCCACTGCGCGAGGCTATCGCCGGATATTTGCAGCAGTCACGTGGAGTTGCCTGCCATGCGGCGCAAATCGTCGTCACCACCAGCTCGCAGCAATCTTTACAGCTGCTTGCCACGCTGCTGATTGATAATGGCGACCCATTGTGGCTTGAGGAGCCGGGTTATCTCGGGGCGCGAAACGCGTTTACCAGCGCCGGAGCCACCATTCACGCCGTGCCGGTTGACCCGCAAGGAATGAACCTTGATGCCAACCTGCCCATTCCGCGACTGATTTATCTGACTCCCTCGCACCAATATCCGACCGGTGTCAGCATGAGCTTGTCGCGACGTATTGCCATGCTTGAGTACGCCAGATTCAATCAAAGCTGGATCATTGAAGATGACTACGACAGCGAATTACATTACGACGGCCGCCCGCTGCCTGCCATGCAAGGGCTTGATCACCACCAGCGAGTCATTTACGTCGGCACCTTTTCCAAGGTGTTGTTTCCTTCTTTACGACTGGCATATATGGTGCTGCCACCAAGCCTGGTTGAACCCATAATTCAGCTGCGCACAGTATATGACGGGCATTCTGCCCAGCTAATGCAGGCAGTCACCGCCGAGTTTATCCAGCAAGGACATTTCGCCGCTCACCTGCGCTATATGCGACAGCTTTATCAACGCCGCCGCGATCATCTGCTTGAACAAATAAACGACAAGCTGGGTAGCTGGGTTGATCCTCTGCCAACAGCGGGGGGCTTGCAGTTGGCGGTGAAGTTGCCCAGCGGGCAAGAGGCCGAATTAACCCGGCAGGCGCATCGATTTGGAGTAATCACTCCGCCGCTGTCACCGCTTTACCTGTCGGCTCAAGATATTACCGACACACCACGCGACGGTTGGTTGCTCGGATTTTCGGCCCTGACTCCGCCAGAAATCACAGCCGCCGTTGACCGTTTGGCATTGATGCAACAGCATTTAGGCCATGATAAATAA
- a CDS encoding helix-turn-helix domain-containing protein, with protein sequence MTSLRRGRTTPNTFPLSTLIPETLLFRGETVSANTEYATHSHPWSQIICVKSGVLTMEVSGQRYLAPPEFAFWLPAGTEHSSYNRKTTRFYAIDIANSFDKDLPKTACLLNLTPVFNAIAEDCFSRNLSVPQTAADMRLCQVLLDQIAICPRLSTYLPGSQDKLLAPVLSALEKDPANNQSLAEWAKQVYTSERTLSRRCQQQLGMAFSEWRQRLRFLHAISLLEQGKSVGEVALDVGYSSSSAFIAMFVQIAGTTPQRFRTEQ encoded by the coding sequence ATGACCTCTTTACGGCGCGGACGCACAACACCCAATACTTTTCCACTTTCGACACTGATACCTGAAACCCTGCTCTTTCGGGGTGAAACCGTCAGCGCCAATACTGAGTATGCTACTCATTCGCACCCTTGGAGCCAGATTATCTGCGTAAAATCAGGCGTGTTGACGATGGAGGTGTCGGGCCAGCGTTATCTGGCACCGCCAGAATTCGCTTTTTGGCTGCCCGCCGGTACGGAACACTCGAGCTACAATCGTAAAACCACTCGCTTTTACGCCATTGATATTGCGAACAGTTTTGATAAAGATTTGCCGAAAACTGCCTGCCTGCTGAATCTTACGCCAGTCTTTAATGCCATTGCCGAAGACTGTTTCTCGCGCAATTTGTCGGTGCCCCAAACCGCGGCCGACATGCGTTTGTGCCAGGTATTGCTGGATCAAATCGCTATTTGCCCGCGCCTGAGTACCTATCTGCCAGGATCGCAGGACAAATTGCTGGCCCCGGTATTGTCGGCGCTGGAAAAGGACCCGGCGAATAATCAGTCGTTGGCCGAATGGGCGAAGCAGGTTTATACCTCTGAACGCACTTTATCGCGCCGCTGTCAGCAACAACTGGGCATGGCGTTCAGCGAATGGCGGCAAAGATTGCGTTTTCTTCACGCGATTTCACTGCTTGAGCAGGGTAAAAGCGTCGGCGAGGTCGCGCTGGATGTCGGCTACAGCTCGTCATCCGCGTTTATTGCCATGTTTGTGCAAATTGCTGGTACTACGCCGCAGCGTTTTCGCACTGAACAATAA
- the pdxB gene encoding 4-phosphoerythronate dehydrogenase PdxB, which translates to MKILVDENMPYAVELFSRLGEVQAVPGRPIPKEALASADALMVRSVTKVNESLLSDTPVKFVGTATAGTDHVDDGWLQQAGIGFSAAPGCNAIAVVEYVFSSLLILAQRDGFSLRDKTIGIVGVGNVGSRLNARLTALGIRTLLCDPPRAARDTSETFCSIDKIVAEADILTFHTPLNPSGPDKTLHLVDAAMLEALKPGAILINACRGEVVDNAALLNALNGEKKLTAVLDVWEPEPDLNLALLDKVAIGTAHIAGYSLEGKARGTTQVFEAYSQFIGQPQQVPLASLLPAPEFAEVSLAGELTEAKLLRLAHLVYDVRRDDAPLRRVAGKSGEFDRLRKFYEERREWSSLLVHCDNQGTADLLKKLGFNSDVA; encoded by the coding sequence GTGAAAATCCTGGTTGATGAAAATATGCCTTATGCGGTCGAGCTGTTCAGCCGATTGGGTGAAGTTCAGGCCGTTCCCGGTCGTCCGATCCCTAAAGAAGCACTGGCATCTGCAGATGCGCTGATGGTGCGCTCGGTTACAAAGGTTAATGAAAGTTTGCTCAGCGATACGCCGGTCAAGTTTGTCGGTACCGCAACGGCTGGCACCGATCACGTTGATGATGGCTGGCTGCAACAGGCCGGTATTGGTTTCTCTGCAGCGCCTGGCTGTAATGCTATTGCCGTGGTGGAATACGTCTTCTCTTCGCTATTGATTTTGGCCCAGCGCGACGGTTTCTCTCTGCGCGATAAAACCATTGGTATTGTCGGCGTGGGTAATGTTGGCTCTCGTCTTAATGCTCGCCTGACTGCTCTGGGTATCCGCACGCTGCTGTGCGATCCTCCACGCGCGGCCCGTGATACCAGCGAAACCTTCTGCTCAATTGATAAGATAGTGGCTGAAGCCGATATTCTGACTTTCCACACCCCGTTGAACCCGTCTGGCCCGGATAAAACTCTTCATCTGGTTGATGCGGCGATGCTCGAAGCTTTAAAGCCGGGCGCAATCCTAATCAACGCTTGCCGTGGCGAGGTTGTAGATAACGCAGCGTTGCTGAACGCGCTTAACGGCGAGAAGAAACTTACCGCCGTGCTCGACGTGTGGGAGCCGGAGCCGGATCTCAATCTGGCGCTGCTGGACAAGGTGGCTATCGGCACTGCACACATTGCCGGTTACAGCCTTGAAGGCAAGGCGCGCGGCACCACGCAGGTGTTCGAAGCCTACAGCCAGTTTATCGGCCAGCCGCAGCAAGTGCCTTTGGCCAGCCTGCTTCCTGCGCCAGAGTTTGCCGAGGTTTCTCTGGCCGGTGAGTTGACCGAAGCGAAACTGCTTCGACTGGCGCACTTAGTGTATGATGTGCGCCGCGATGATGCGCCGCTGAGAAGAGTGGCGGGTAAAAGCGGTGAGTTTGACCGCCTGCGCAAGTTTTATGAAGAGCGCCGCGAGTGGTCTTCGCTGCTGGTGCACTGTGATAATCAGGGCACGGCAGACCTGCTGAAAAAACTCGGCTTTAATAGCGACGTAGCCTAA
- a CDS encoding PepSY-associated TM helix domain-containing protein, which produces MSYSASREYSRGEPASKAAALALLKRIHFYIGLFVGPFIFIAALTGVLYVTTPQIENKIYADQLFTSSIGDAQPLSRQIDSARAVVGEKAEIYAIRPAPTKGETTRVQFAEPGLGASKSRAIFVDPVTLDVKGSLVVYGTSGVLPFRTWLDDLHRGLLLGDIGRNYSELAASWLWIATLGGILLWALTPSANKPVRKVTKQGARLRRGRLWHTSLGLILLGGLLFFSATGLTWSQWAGNNIGVLRTEMGWLTPSVNTQLSQEKPAQPVDEHAEHRGSSMMGMGAMKMAMPDMPEMSSDMPLNKHSATSVDVNSVTFDGVVAAARQAGIDATKIEIRPAYRPDKAWTVSEIDRSWPTQVDAVSVDPHSFSIVDHVYFAKFPLLAKLTRWGVDAHMGVLFGVWNQVALVFFGLGTCALIAWGYVLWWQRRPKMPASRSPSTTLVQTWRALPMLLRWLFLALVVALAFSLPVMGVSLLLFLTVDQLRWLLQARATKSQTITSAGQS; this is translated from the coding sequence ATGAGTTATTCTGCAAGCCGCGAGTATTCCCGTGGTGAACCCGCCAGCAAAGCCGCGGCATTGGCTTTACTCAAGCGCATCCATTTTTACATTGGTTTATTCGTTGGACCTTTTATCTTTATTGCTGCATTAACTGGCGTGCTGTATGTCACAACGCCGCAGATTGAGAATAAAATTTATGCCGATCAGCTGTTTACCTCATCTATTGGCGATGCACAGCCCCTTTCTCGACAGATAGATTCGGCCAGAGCCGTGGTCGGGGAAAAGGCGGAGATCTACGCCATCCGCCCGGCTCCCACCAAGGGTGAAACCACCCGAGTGCAGTTTGCCGAGCCGGGATTAGGGGCTTCAAAAAGCCGGGCAATTTTTGTCGATCCGGTGACACTCGACGTGAAGGGCAGTCTGGTGGTGTACGGCACCAGCGGTGTTTTGCCGTTTCGAACCTGGCTGGATGACTTGCATCGGGGCTTATTGCTTGGCGATATAGGTCGAAATTACAGTGAGTTAGCTGCCTCATGGCTGTGGATTGCTACGCTTGGCGGTATATTGCTGTGGGCCTTGACTCCCTCTGCCAACAAGCCGGTGCGCAAAGTGACTAAGCAGGGCGCGCGCCTGCGACGCGGGCGTTTATGGCATACCTCGCTGGGGCTGATTTTACTGGGCGGGCTGCTGTTTTTCTCTGCCACTGGCCTAACCTGGTCGCAGTGGGCAGGGAATAATATTGGCGTTTTGCGCACCGAAATGGGCTGGCTTACCCCCTCGGTCAACACGCAGCTAAGCCAGGAAAAACCCGCGCAGCCGGTCGACGAGCATGCCGAACATCGTGGGTCTTCCATGATGGGAATGGGCGCGATGAAAATGGCGATGCCGGACATGCCCGAAATGAGCAGCGATATGCCGCTAAACAAACACTCCGCGACCTCGGTGGACGTTAACTCCGTAACTTTTGATGGTGTCGTTGCTGCGGCGCGTCAGGCTGGTATTGACGCGACCAAAATCGAGATTCGCCCTGCTTATCGCCCAGATAAGGCATGGACCGTCAGTGAAATTGATCGCAGCTGGCCAACGCAGGTAGATGCAGTGTCGGTGGATCCGCACAGTTTCAGCATTGTCGATCACGTTTATTTCGCTAAATTTCCCTTGCTTGCCAAGCTGACGCGTTGGGGCGTTGACGCCCACATGGGCGTGCTGTTTGGCGTATGGAATCAGGTCGCTTTAGTCTTCTTTGGGCTCGGTACCTGCGCGCTAATTGCCTGGGGATACGTGCTGTGGTGGCAACGCCGGCCAAAAATGCCCGCTTCGCGCAGCCCTTCAACCACGCTTGTTCAAACCTGGCGTGCGTTGCCAATGTTACTGCGCTGGCTTTTTCTGGCCTTGGTAGTGGCGCTGGCTTTCAGCCTGCCGGTAATGGGCGTGAGTTTATTGCTGTTTTTGACCGTGGACCAGTTGCGCTGGCTTTTGCAGGCCAGAGCAACTAAATCACAGACGATAACCTCGGCAGGGCAGTCGTAA
- a CDS encoding DMT family transporter, which translates to MNLLFPLFAVLIWSLNAVVSKAAAGAIDPAAISFYRWLLALVTLTPFILPGVWRNRVEIKKYWWKFMILGLLGMVLYQSLAYYAAHSVSALFMGIIASLIPLLTVLISLVVLSVVPTVGIALGSLISLGGLIWLVSSGHPGLLLQQGIGTGEVMMFAASSSYALYGVLTKRWAIPVPNWQSLYIQIIFGVVMLVPNFLMASNVELTAHNIPLVLFAGIPASIIAPFLWIKGVQHLGANLATIFMNLTPIFTAIVAVIFLHEQLQNYHLIGGGITLFGVVLAQRLRTPLYGRRRPATLVENKQEN; encoded by the coding sequence ATGAATCTCCTTTTCCCTCTCTTCGCGGTGTTGATCTGGTCATTAAATGCCGTGGTCAGTAAGGCCGCGGCCGGTGCTATTGATCCCGCCGCCATTTCTTTTTATCGCTGGCTGCTGGCGCTGGTCACCCTGACGCCGTTTATTTTGCCGGGCGTTTGGCGTAATCGGGTCGAAATCAAGAAATATTGGTGGAAGTTTATGATCCTCGGACTGCTGGGCATGGTGCTTTACCAAAGCTTGGCTTACTACGCAGCCCACAGCGTCAGCGCGCTGTTTATGGGGATCATCGCCTCTTTAATTCCGCTGCTTACCGTGTTGATAAGCCTGGTGGTCCTTTCCGTGGTGCCGACTGTCGGCATTGCCTTAGGTAGTTTGATTTCCTTGGGTGGACTGATTTGGCTGGTCAGTTCCGGCCATCCGGGGCTGCTGTTGCAACAAGGCATTGGCACCGGGGAAGTGATGATGTTTGCCGCTTCGTCGTCCTATGCTCTCTACGGTGTGCTGACCAAGCGCTGGGCGATTCCGGTTCCAAACTGGCAATCGCTTTATATCCAGATTATTTTTGGCGTTGTGATGCTAGTGCCTAATTTCCTGATGGCCAGTAATGTAGAATTAACTGCGCACAACATCCCTCTGGTGCTGTTTGCCGGGATACCGGCATCGATCATCGCGCCATTTTTGTGGATCAAAGGCGTTCAGCATCTCGGCGCGAACCTGGCCACTATTTTTATGAACCTGACGCCGATTTTCACCGCTATCGTCGCAGTGATTTTCCTGCATGAGCAACTGCAAAATTACCACCTGATAGGCGGCGGAATTACCCTGTTTGGCGTGGTTCTGGCGCAGAGGCTACGCACACCACTGTATGGACGCCGCCGACCTGCCACTCTGGTCGAGAATAAGCAGGAAAATTAA
- a CDS encoding DUF2946 domain-containing protein, whose protein sequence is MTASLNQIAHSRLRFPAWLGIFAILMLFVAPIVSKTLVAQGVPMPMMAGMDMSEMGSPSINTSSINMLSTDDMSSMNMSALAESDHVRHDKSTTADSSSPATMSASDMMDAACGYCVLLMHLPLLAMLMLPMLWSRAIVVRPSPPRAIACPASALIFKDSQPRAPPVLASVVLPFKA, encoded by the coding sequence ATGACGGCTTCACTTAATCAGATAGCTCATTCACGTCTTCGCTTTCCTGCCTGGTTGGGCATTTTCGCGATCCTGATGCTATTTGTTGCGCCGATTGTGTCGAAAACGCTGGTGGCGCAGGGCGTGCCAATGCCGATGATGGCCGGTATGGATATGTCTGAGATGGGGTCGCCATCAATAAATACATCATCGATAAATATGCTATCGACTGACGATATGTCATCAATGAATATGTCAGCCTTGGCTGAGTCTGATCACGTTAGGCATGATAAATCGACAACTGCGGACTCATCCTCGCCTGCAACCATGTCAGCCAGCGACATGATGGACGCCGCCTGTGGCTACTGTGTGCTGTTGATGCACCTGCCGCTGCTGGCGATGCTGATGCTGCCAATGCTGTGGTCGCGGGCCATTGTTGTTCGACCTTCGCCACCGCGGGCCATTGCCTGCCCAGCCTCGGCGCTAATCTTTAAAGATTCTCAGCCTCGCGCACCGCCTGTCCTTGCCTCAGTGGTTTTACCTTTCAAAGCGTAA
- a CDS encoding aspartate-semialdehyde dehydrogenase codes for MSDGWNIALLGATGAVGDALLELLSERQFPVGELFPLASERTAGQTIRYNGKSILVRDVADFDWSQVQLAFFVAGKEASEKYAEEAANQGCLVIDSSGLFAMENDIPLVVPGVNPDVLAHYRNRNIVAVADSLTSQLLTAIKPLTELAGLSRLHVTSLLSVSALGKAAVDDLAGQSARLLNGIPAEEGIFSKQLAFNLLPLLNDSEGSVLEERRLVDQVRKVVQDDGLPISVSCVQSPVFYGHAQVVHLEGLRPLSAEEARTELEQADDINVSEEDDFPTQVSDASGNASLSIGCIRNDYGIPELIQFWSVADNVRFGGALMAVETAEKLIQEYWY; via the coding sequence ATGTCTGATGGCTGGAATATTGCGCTGCTTGGCGCCACTGGTGCTGTAGGTGACGCGCTGCTGGAGCTGCTGTCTGAACGTCAGTTCCCGGTTGGTGAGCTTTTCCCGCTGGCGAGTGAGCGCACCGCCGGACAAACTATTCGTTACAACGGCAAAAGCATTCTGGTTCGCGATGTGGCCGATTTCGACTGGTCTCAAGTGCAGCTGGCGTTCTTTGTTGCCGGTAAAGAAGCCTCGGAGAAATATGCCGAAGAAGCGGCTAATCAAGGTTGTCTGGTGATCGACAGCAGCGGTCTGTTCGCCATGGAAAACGATATTCCGCTGGTGGTGCCGGGGGTGAATCCTGACGTGCTCGCACATTATCGAAACCGCAATATTGTTGCCGTAGCCGACAGCCTGACCAGCCAGCTGCTCACCGCCATCAAACCGCTGACTGAGCTGGCCGGGTTGTCGCGTTTGCACGTTACCTCTCTGTTGTCGGTATCCGCGCTGGGGAAAGCGGCAGTTGACGATCTGGCCGGGCAAAGTGCGCGCCTGCTCAACGGCATTCCGGCCGAAGAAGGTATTTTCAGCAAACAGCTGGCCTTTAATCTGCTACCGCTGCTTAACGACAGCGAAGGCAGCGTGCTTGAAGAGCGGCGCCTTGTGGATCAGGTGCGTAAAGTGGTACAGGACGACGGTTTGCCAATCTCCGTCAGTTGCGTACAGTCGCCGGTATTTTACGGCCATGCGCAGGTTGTCCACCTTGAAGGCCTGCGTCCACTGTCTGCCGAAGAAGCCCGCACCGAGCTGGAACAGGCCGACGATATCAATGTCAGCGAGGAAGACGATTTCCCGACTCAGGTCAGTGATGCTTCCGGTAATGCCTCATTGAGCATCGGTTGTATCCGCAACGATTACGGTATTCCCGAGCTGATTCAGTTCTGGTCGGTGGCCGATAACGTGCGTTTTGGTGGCGCGCTGATGGCCGTTGAAACGGCTGAAAAACTGATCCAGGAGTATTGGTACTAA
- a CDS encoding rhodanese-like domain-containing protein — MQPQSRVLAFPPPSPNVSEQYLHAKLSFYTDAWDVAEDLRLQVSEIVVIDTRAESLYQAGHIPGAVSFPHRLMDEASTAALDRDKVYVTYCDGIGCNGSTQGAYKLARLGFRVKELIGGLDFWIRDGHPLAKGDEAGVYPAAWHSQDCGCE, encoded by the coding sequence ATGCAGCCACAGTCAAGAGTTCTGGCTTTTCCACCGCCGTCGCCAAACGTTAGCGAGCAGTACCTGCACGCAAAATTGAGTTTTTATACCGATGCCTGGGACGTGGCCGAGGATCTTCGCTTGCAGGTTAGCGAGATTGTGGTCATCGATACCCGTGCAGAGTCGCTGTATCAGGCTGGACACATTCCGGGTGCCGTGAGTTTTCCCCATCGCTTGATGGATGAAGCGAGCACTGCCGCGCTGGATCGTGACAAGGTCTATGTCACTTATTGTGACGGAATCGGCTGCAACGGCTCAACGCAGGGCGCGTATAAGTTGGCCAGATTGGGATTCCGGGTCAAGGAGCTGATTGGCGGATTGGATTTCTGGATACGCGATGGGCATCCATTGGCTAAAGGCGATGAGGCCGGGGTTTATCCGGCCGCTTGGCATTCACAGGACTGCGGCTGCGAGTAA
- a CDS encoding SLC13 family permease, whose translation MTKTLGVLFRPFLHDRFLHILLLLCIGLSLFQPGKVTQFVDFVDWNTIVTLLGLLMLTKGVEISGYFDFVGRKMINALDNERWLALFLVTAAAVLSTFMTNDVALFIVVPLTITLKKLTALPVNRLIIFEALAVNAGSLLTPVGNPQNILLWNRSGQSFIHFIAQMTPLALVTMLALLVVTWISFPSLTLQKKEQQQSSGFSKRLLVACVVLYLLFIVCVDFGLAMYGLAAVFIGFLLLSRQVLLRIDWPLILVFIAMFVDVRLIVSLGPLQQAFASIAGLPEYGHYLLGLGLSQVISNVPATILLVNYVPANTLLAYAVNAGGFGLAIGSLANLIALRMSGDKGIWLTFHYYSFPFLIFSGGTGWVLLKLL comes from the coding sequence ATGACTAAAACGCTGGGTGTGCTGTTTCGTCCTTTTTTGCATGACCGATTTTTACATATTCTTTTGCTGCTTTGTATTGGGCTGAGCCTGTTTCAGCCCGGCAAGGTGACTCAGTTTGTCGATTTCGTGGATTGGAACACTATCGTTACCCTGTTAGGTCTATTGATGCTGACCAAGGGCGTTGAAATTAGTGGTTATTTTGATTTTGTCGGCCGCAAGATGATTAACGCGCTCGACAATGAGCGCTGGCTGGCACTGTTTCTGGTCACGGCGGCAGCAGTGCTTTCGACTTTTATGACCAACGATGTGGCGCTGTTTATTGTGGTCCCGCTCACCATTACGCTGAAGAAACTCACGGCTTTACCTGTGAATCGACTGATCATTTTTGAGGCGTTGGCGGTTAACGCAGGTTCTTTGCTGACACCCGTGGGCAATCCGCAAAATATTCTGCTGTGGAATCGTTCGGGGCAATCGTTTATCCATTTTATTGCACAGATGACACCGCTGGCGTTGGTCACCATGTTGGCGTTGTTAGTCGTCACCTGGATAAGCTTTCCATCTTTGACGCTGCAAAAAAAGGAGCAGCAGCAAAGTAGCGGCTTTAGTAAACGGCTGCTGGTTGCCTGCGTGGTGCTCTACTTGCTGTTTATTGTCTGCGTTGATTTTGGACTGGCGATGTATGGTTTGGCGGCAGTGTTTATTGGTTTTCTATTACTTTCACGACAGGTATTACTGCGCATTGACTGGCCGCTAATCCTGGTTTTTATCGCCATGTTTGTGGATGTTCGGCTGATTGTCAGTCTTGGGCCGTTGCAGCAGGCTTTTGCCAGTATCGCAGGTCTGCCGGAATACGGGCATTACCTGCTGGGATTGGGGCTTTCTCAGGTAATTAGCAACGTTCCAGCCACTATTTTGTTGGTTAACTATGTTCCGGCCAATACGCTGTTGGCCTATGCCGTTAATGCCGGAGGCTTTGGATTGGCAATCGGCTCACTGGCTAATCTCATCGCACTGCGCATGTCTGGGGATAAGGGGATCTGGCTGACCTTTCACTACTACTCGTTCCCGTTTTTAATTTTTAGCGGTGGGACAGGCTGGGTGTTGCTAAAGCTGCTTTAA
- the flk gene encoding flagella biosynthesis regulator Flk yields MQPLSGRSPDDNNREQTDGQTVPAGAGENHPLTPAQRTTLEKLIVKLMVLTAMKSAEIWANLRHDLALPHDAEISASQYSQAETLLLAKLHQAQNSHATRQLMQQLTELLPQGNNRQAVSDFIRQNFGHTVLSQLSHEQLEKVLLLIQSREMTIPQPQQTAVMDRPLLPAEHNSLQQSVTKLSAATGEAPTKIWHDLFVMVGVKVGDPIPAKHFQLLTQFAQVRITISQQTTPTLASLLGVLKQPASELELHRLKDYVATNFHATPDTPLLPGQVNTLISVLFNQRVDRPTRNYRVEEKSTRISRSESRGNPFVAMLPAAMQPKSGVWITVILLVLLALVLWLVV; encoded by the coding sequence ATGCAACCTTTGAGTGGCCGCTCACCCGATGACAACAATCGGGAACAGACTGATGGCCAAACAGTCCCTGCCGGAGCAGGTGAAAATCACCCTCTTACTCCTGCTCAGCGCACCACTCTGGAAAAGCTGATTGTTAAACTCATGGTATTGACTGCCATGAAATCCGCTGAGATTTGGGCCAACTTGCGGCACGATCTTGCCTTACCTCACGATGCAGAAATCAGCGCCAGCCAATATAGTCAGGCTGAAACTTTACTGTTGGCCAAACTACATCAGGCTCAGAACAGCCATGCGACGCGCCAATTGATGCAACAGCTGACCGAGCTTTTGCCGCAGGGTAACAATCGGCAGGCGGTAAGCGATTTTATTCGTCAAAACTTTGGCCACACCGTGCTTAGCCAACTGAGCCACGAGCAGCTTGAGAAAGTGTTGTTGCTGATTCAGTCGCGTGAAATGACTATCCCTCAGCCACAGCAAACTGCCGTGATGGACCGACCTTTGCTGCCCGCCGAACACAATAGCCTGCAACAGTCAGTGACCAAACTCAGCGCGGCAACCGGTGAAGCGCCGACAAAAATCTGGCACGACCTGTTTGTTATGGTCGGCGTTAAAGTGGGAGACCCCATTCCAGCGAAACATTTCCAGCTGCTAACGCAGTTTGCGCAGGTGAGAATTACCATCAGCCAGCAAACTACGCCCACGCTCGCCTCATTGCTGGGCGTGCTAAAACAGCCTGCGAGCGAGCTGGAACTGCACCGCCTGAAAGATTATGTTGCCACTAATTTCCATGCAACGCCGGACACTCCACTGTTACCGGGGCAAGTCAACACTCTGATCAGCGTACTCTTCAACCAGCGCGTTGACCGCCCCACTCGCAATTATCGCGTCGAAGAAAAATCGACCCGAATCTCGCGCAGTGAATCTCGCGGCAACCCGTTTGTGGCAATGCTACCTGCTGCAATGCAGCCAAAAAGCGGCGTGTGGATCACCGTTATCCTGCTCGTTCTTCTGGCTCTCGTGTTGTGGTTAGTGGTTTAA